A section of the Pseudovibrio sp. M1P-2-3 genome encodes:
- a CDS encoding GNAT family N-acetyltransferase → MRRSSHTLTKRFADNNTKWGITVSLEIKTLVKDDLRAVIGDLAKLRISVFREWPYLYDGSVEYEENYLSRYVESDSCVLVAAIDQGRLVGAATAQPLKMETEEFRRPFEEKGIDISKVFYLAESVLEPDYRHHGIGHRFFDEREAFASRAGYKTATFCAVVRDVADPRKPEEYFSLEPFWQKRGYTKREGLMTTFPWKELGEDKESDKPMQFWLHDF, encoded by the coding sequence ATGCGAAGGTCAAGCCACACACTCACCAAGCGTTTCGCGGACAATAACACTAAATGGGGCATTACTGTGAGCCTTGAGATAAAAACACTTGTAAAAGATGACCTTAGAGCCGTGATCGGTGATCTTGCCAAATTACGGATATCGGTTTTCAGAGAATGGCCTTACCTCTATGACGGTTCGGTGGAATATGAGGAAAACTATCTTTCCCGCTATGTGGAATCAGATAGTTGCGTTCTTGTTGCGGCAATAGACCAAGGAAGACTTGTGGGTGCGGCGACTGCGCAACCTTTGAAAATGGAAACGGAAGAGTTCCGGCGCCCCTTTGAAGAAAAGGGGATAGATATCTCAAAGGTCTTCTATCTGGCTGAATCCGTTCTGGAACCGGACTACCGTCATCATGGAATCGGCCATCGCTTTTTTGACGAAAGAGAGGCATTTGCCAGTAGGGCAGGATATAAAACGGCAACGTTTTGCGCAGTTGTTCGGGATGTAGCCGACCCACGCAAGCCTGAGGAATATTTTTCCCTTGAACCTTTCTGGCAAAAACGGGGATATACAAAAAGAGAGGGCTTGATGACCACCTTTCCTTGGAAAGAGCTGGGTGAAGATAAGGAGAGCGATAAGCCCATGCAGTTTTGGCTGCATGATTTTTAA